TCCCCATCACCAGATAGGGCTGGCTCGCCGACATATAGAGCGTGTAGCCGCCGATCATGATGAGCTCGCCATGGGCGAAATTGATCAGCCGCATGATCGAGAATGTCAGGCCGATGCCGAGCGCCGCCAGCGCGTAGACGGCGCCGAGGCTGCTGGCATCGATGAGGCTTTGCAGGAAATTCACGCGACCACCCCCTTGGCGGCGCGGAAGCCGAAATAGGCCTCCTGAAAACCCTCGGCCGTCTTCAGCTCCGAGGAACGGCCCGCCATGGTGACCGAGCCGGAATTCATCACATAAGTGCGGTCGGCGACGGCGAGCGCGCGATGGACGTTCTGCTCCACCACCAGCACCGTGACGCCGCCGTCGCGCAGCGCCGAGACCGCCTCATAGACCTGGTTGACGATAAGCGGTGCCAGGCCCAGCGACGGCTCGTCGATCAGCAACAATCGCGGCCGCGCCATGATCGCGCGCGCGATCGCCAGCATCTGCTGCTCGCCGCCGGAAAGCTGGCCCGCCTTCTGCTGCAGCCGCTGCTGCAGGATCGGGAACATGGCGAGCACCCGGTCGCGGTCCTGCGCGATCGCGGGCTTGTCCTGCCGTCCAGTGCCGCCCAGGCGGATATTCTCCGCGACCGTCATGGAAGCGAAGATATGACGGCCCTCCGGCACCAGCGACAGCCCGCGCGTGACCAGTTTTTCCGGCGCGATGCCGAGGATCGAGCTGTCTTCGAGCGCGACGGCGCCGCGGGCCGGCTTCACCACGCCCGCGATGGTCAGCAACAGGGTCGATTTGCCGGCGCCATTGGGGCCGATCACGGCGACGATCTCGCCCGCCTGCACTTCGATCGAGACGCCGCGGAGCGCCGCGACATTGCCGTAGGTCACATGGAGATCGCTGACCTTCAGCATGATCACGCGACCTCGTCGCCGAGATAGGCCTGGCGCACCAGCGGATCGGCCGCGACCGCCGTCGGCACGCCGAGCGCAATGGTGCGGCCCTGGTCCAGCACCTGGATGCGATCGCAGAGACCGAACACCAGCGGCATCTTATGCTCGATCAACAGCACGCCGCAGCCGAACTCCTTGCGGATGCCGCTGATGATCGTCAGCAGCTCGTCGCATTCGGCGGTGTTGAGCCCGGCCGCAGGCTCGTCCAGCAGCAGGAAGGTGGGCCGGCCGCAAAGCGCGCGACCGATGCCGATGCGGCGCTCCTCGCCGAAGGGCAGGGTGTCAGCGCGGGCCTCGGCCAGATGCGCCAACCCCAGCCATTCGAGCGTTTCCCAGGCGCGGCGGCGGCCGGCATGGCGATCGAGACCGCACGCGATGGCGCCTGCCTCGACATTCTCGATCACGCTCATGCCCCCGAAGAGCAGGACGTTCTGGAAGGTCCGGGCCAGCCCCAGACGGCTGCGCTTGTATGAGACCAGACCGGTGATGTCCTCTCCACCCATCCGGACGGAGCCGCGGGCGGGCTGCTGGAAGCCCGTCAGGACATTCACCAGCGTGGTCTTGCCGGCGCCGTTGGGCCCGATCAGCCCGAGGATCTCACCGAGATTGAGCGTCAGGCTCACGCCATCGATCGCGCGCACACCCTGGAAATGGACGGCCACGTCGATGGTCTCGAGCGAGGCCGGGGCATGGCCCCGGCCTGCTTCCTTCCGCTCCTGCATGGGCAGAGCACCAATCCTCGAATGCCGATCTTCGGTCTCAGGCGCTACTGCGGCACTTCCTGCGCGCGGAAGACGCCTTCGCTGTTGCCGTGTTTGCCGTTCTGGATGCCGAGCACGATCATGTCACGCTGCAAGTTGATATGGACATCCTTGGTATAGGTCGTGGGACCCACGAGCGTCGGCACGTCCTTGAAACTCTGCAACTGCTCACGAACTTTATCGGTGTCGAGTGTCCCCGCATCGGTGACGGCCTTGCTCCAGGCCTGGATCACGCCATATCCGGTCATGGCATGCGACGTCACGGGACGGGCGCCGAACTTGTCCTGGAAGGCTTTGAAGAACGCCTGCGCCTCGGGCCGCGGATCGGTGCCGAAGATCGAGCCATAGGTCACGATATACATGTTGGAAAGATCGGGAACAGCCTCGAGCCAGAAGTCGCCATCCCAGGATTCCGAGCCGATCAGCGGCTGATTCAGACCGGCTGCCCGCAACTGCCGGATTGCGCTCGGACCCTGCGGCGGGAAGGAGCAGATCACAATCAGGTCAGGTTGTTTCGCGAGCCCCTTGATCCTGGTGATCTGCGAAGCGATCGAAGTATCCTCGCCGCCGAAGGTATCCTGGCCGAGAAAATTGTCCTTGCCGGCCAACTCGATCCAACGCTTCTGGAAGGTCGCGGCCCAGGTGGCGTCGAAGGCGATGCTGGTGTCGAGCAGCACATAGGCCGTCTTCCAGCCCTTCTTCTGATAGGCCCATTCGGCCATCAGCGCCGCCTGACCGGGCGAACCGGTCGCCATGGTGAAGGCGTTGGGGCCGATGCCGCTGGGACCGAACTTGGGATCGCCGGCGCAGGTCGAGAAGGCGATCAGATTCTTGGAATCGGCGACCGTCGCCGCCGCTCCGCCGTAATCGTAATCGCAGGTCACGACGACCATGTCGGCGCCCTTGTCGATCACGTCCTGCGCCGCGGTCGAGCCATAGGCGATGTCGGATTTGGTGTCCGAATAGATGATCTTGATCTGCCGGCCGAGGAGGCCGCCATTCTTGTTGATGTCGGCGATCGCCAGTTCCATGCCCTTGGCGGGACCGTCGTCGTAGGGGGCGATATCGCCGCTGAGTGCAATGGCGGCGCCGATGATGATCGGCTTCTCGTCGGCGCGCGTGGCGCCGGTGGCGAGCAGCGAGGCAGCCAGGCCCAACGCCGCGGCCGTTCCGAACAGTTTCAGGCCCATGATGCGATCCTCCCTATGAAAGTCTTTTATCGTTCGAGTTTCATGACCGGCCCGGCCCCATCTGTCCGAGCTGGCCTCCAACGCCTCAGGCCGGAGTGCGCGCTTCCCGCAGCCGGCGCGTTGCCGCCAAATCGACGTCATAGTCGATGCCGTCCTTCGACAGGCTCAGCGCCACGCCATAGATCTCGGCCGCCTTTTGCGGGGTCAGCCATTTCTTGTTCACGTCGCGGGCCACACGTTCGGGCGGCCGCTTCAGCGGATCGCCATAGCCGCCGCCGGCAGCGCTGCGGAACATGACCGCCTCGCCGGAGCGAACCTTCTCCTGGTGGAAATCCGGCAGCCGGTCGACATGGCCGTTGGCGCTGCGCTTCCAGGTGCCCGAGGGCGCGCCGTCGAGGCCCTTCAGCACGCCGCGCGCCGGAAAGGTCCCGCCATCGCCGCAATATTCGAGCACCATGTCGCCCGTGAGCGAGCGATAGGCCCCCTGCGTGCCGGGGGCGCCGTTCCATTCGCCGAAGCCCATGCTGTCAGGCGCGACGCGGCGCTCCTCGATCAGGATCGGGTACATGGCCTCGTCGACCTCGATCGAATCGCTCACCATGATCCCGTTGCCGACGGAACATTCGTAGGTCAGCCAGCCGTCATGGCCCTTATGGCCCGGTCCGCCGGAAAGGCCCAGCATGAGCTGTGTGATGTACTGCACTGTTTCCTTGCGCCGGCTGTCGGTGCCCGAGACGACACCCAGGGCCGCCGAGAAATTGCCGCCGCCTTCGGCCATGCCATAGGGCTCGCCCATCTGCGAGAAGGTGCATTGCACGGCATTGGCCAGCCGCTCGTTGCAGTTGCTGGTGGCGCAGGAGGTGCCGATCGGATAGGTCGGGCGACCGACGACGCAGCCGTCGCGCAACAGCGGCACGATGCGGCTGGCGCTGCCCGCATTATGCGGGATCGACGGATCGATATTGTAGAAGACGCCGATGCGGCAGGAGGCGACGGCGCAGGCTTCGGACAGATTCAGCCCGCCCGGCACGCAGTCCGGATTGTCGCGCACATCGACGGTGATGAGACCTTCCTGGGAATCGATCGTCACCACGGCCTTGATCGGCACGCCCTCGTCGGCGACGCCGGGAACGGGATCGTGACGGACCTGATAGCTGAAGGTTCCGCTCGGCAGCTTCTGGATCGCCGCAATCGCGCGCCGCTTGCCATATTCCATCCACGCTTCGATGAACTGCTTGATGGTGGCGGCGCCGTACTTCTGGATCAACTCCTTGATGCGCCGCTCGCCGGTGCGGCAGGCGCCGACCTGGGCGCGATAGTCGCCATACCAGATGTTGTTGACGCGGATCTTCTGCTTCGCCATGCGAACCAGATCGGCCTTGTCCTTGAAATTCTCCTGGAAGCGCACGCAGGGAAAATGCATGCCCTCTTCATAGATGTCCTTGGCGTAAGGCAGGTAGGTCGTGGGCTGCGGCGCGCCGACATCGGCATGGTGCGACCGCGCCAGAGTCCAGAACAGCGGCTCGCCCTCATGGAACACCGGGACGCAGAGCGTCAGGTCGGCATGATGCGTGCCGCCGAAGAAGGGGCTGTTGTTGAGATAGGCGTCGCCTTCCTTGATATCGTCGAAGAGCTTGGTGATGGGCTCGGTGGTCAGCTCGAGCGCGGTCACATGGATCGGCAGCGCTTCCTCGACCGACACCAGGCGATGGTCGTAGGTGAGGATGCCGCAGGACATGTCGCGCGCGTTCTTGATCACGCTCGACCGGCTCGCCTTCATGACCGTGTTGGTCATCTCCCGGATGATCGATTCGAAGCGGCTCGAAAGCACGGCCATCAGAATCGGATCGAAACCGACATCGGCGGCCGAGGGCTGCTGCGTTTCGGGACTGCTCACTCCGACCTCCCCCATTCCTGGCCGCGGGTTCCGGGCCCGCGCTCACCGCGACGCCCCGCGCGAAGCAAGGTGCGCTCGACCGGTTGCGTTGAACCGCGCCGCGCCCCCTTGCTGTCGTCCGAGGCGACCGTTGGATGTCCGGTCACTGGGTCTTGATGCCCGCTTCCGACCCTCAACCCATTAGCAAAAATGCCATGTGATCACAAGGCATGATATTCTATTATTCTCGTCCCGCCGGTCAGGAGTCCTGGGTACCCTCGCCGGTAGCACTTGCCGGCCGGCGGCCCTTGTGATGATTCGCGGGGGGCGCCGGGCGCCAAGCCCCAGTTCGCCGGCCCGGGCCGATCGGAGTTCGTCGATGACCAAGCATCCCGCCAAGAAGCCTGCCCGTGCAAGCCTGTCGCTAGACGCGGTGGCGGCGGCGCGCCCCAAGCGCGCCGGGAACGGTCCGTTCGAAGTGCCGAAGCTCCAGCGCAACACGCTGAACGACGAGGTCTATCTGCAGTTGAAGCAGGCGATCATGGCGGGCCGGCTCGAGCCCGGCGTGCGCATGACGATCCGCAGCCTCGCCGCCGCCTTCGGCATCAGCCTCATGCCGGTGCGCGAGGCCCTGCGCCGGCTGGTGGCGGAGCAGGTCCTGGAAATGCTGCCCAACCGCTCGGTGGCACTTCCCGTCATCACGCGCGAACGCTTCTACGAGATCACCCAGATCCGGATTTCGCTGGAGAGCCTGGCTGCCGAAGAAGCCGCGGGCCGCATCACCGATGCCGATATTGGGGCGCTCGAACGCCTCAACGACGTGATGGAGCGTCCCAACGCGACCCAGTCGCCGGGCTATCTCGAGAGTAATCGCGAGTTCCATTTCTATCTCTATCGGAAGTCCGGCCTGCCGATCCTGGTTTCCCTCATCGAATCGCTCTGGCTCCAGATCGGGCCGCTGCTGACGATCCAGCAGGCGGCCTATGCCAAGTCGACGGCCGTGCCGCCGCAGATCCATCACCATGCGCTGCTCAAGGCCCTGAAGAAGCGCGACGGCAAGGCCGCCGGCCGCGCCATCGGCACGGATATCGACGACGCCGCCAAGATCATCGCCGAGGCGCTGTAATCCCCGCTCATGACCATCGAGTTCGCCGAGATCGCGTGGGACGGCCGCCAGCTGCGGCTGGAATATCGCTGGATCGGACGCGGGCGCGATGGCGCGCCCCTGGTCGTGTTCTTGCATGAGGGGCTGGGCTCGATCGCGGCCTGGCGCGATTATCCCCTCACCCTGTGCGAGGCCGGCGGCTTCCGCGGCCTGGTCTATTCGCGGCCCGGCTATGGGCGCTCCAGCCCACGCGCGCCCGGCGAACGCTGGGCGCCCGACTATCTCCATCGCCAGGCGCGCGAGGTCCTGCCCGCCCTGCTGCAGGCAGCCGGCGCCGGCACGGAGAAACCCTGGCTCTTCGGCCATAGCGACGGCGGCACGATCGCGCTGCTCTATGCGGCGTCGATGCCCGACGCGCTGAAAGGCGCCATCGTCGTGGCGCCGCATTATTTCGTCGAAGAGAAGGGCGTGAAGGGTATCGCCAAGGCCAAGCTGGCTTACGAGACCACCGACTTCCGCGATCGGCTCTCGACCTATCATGTCGATCCGGATTCGGCCTTCTATGGCTGGTGCGATGCCTGGCTAAGCCCCGAGTTCCGTGACTGGAACATCGAAAAGGAACTCGGCGCCATTCGCTGCCCGCTGCTCGCGGTCCAGGGGATCGACGACGAGTATGCGACCATGCAGCAGATCGACGGCATCAAGGCGCAGGCACCGCAGACCGAGCTCCTGAAGATCCCGGCCTGCCGGCACTCGCCCCACCGCGATCAGCCGGAGATCCTGACCCGCGCGACGGTGGATTTCATCCGCCGTCACGAAGAAGGCCGCTAGGTCAGTTCCGCAGAAGCAGCCCGCCATCGACCGGCAGCTCGACGCCGGTAATGTAGCTGGCATGATCTGAAAGCAGGAACATCGTCGCCCGCGCCATGTCCTCCGCCGTGCCGATGCGCTTGATCGGGATATAGTCCGCCACCTGGCGCCGCACATCGTCGGTGTCCCAGCGCGCCTGGAGCGGCGTCAGGGTGGCGCCGGGCAGGATGGAGTTGGAGCGGATCTTGTCGGCCGCGAGCTGCATGGCGAGCGAGCGCGAGAAGGCGCAGACCGCGGCCTTCGAGGCCTGATAGGCGTCCTGGGGATGCGGATCGCCGCGCATCCACTGCACGGTCGAGACATGGACCATGGCGCCGCCGCCGCTCTTGCGCATGAATGGCACCGCCGCCCGCGCGGTATGGACCATGGTCTTGAGATTGATCGCCATCACCTCGTCCCAGACGCCCAGATCCATCTCCAGCGCCGACTTGTCGCGCCCGAACCAGAGCACACCCGCGACATTGGCCAGATAATCGAGCCGGCCGGCGCGCTGGTTGGCGCCGGCGATGGTCTTCTCGACGAAGGCGAGGTCGCGCAGATCGCCTTGCGCGAAATGGATGCGGTCGCCGGCGGCCGCCAAGCTGTCGGGCTTGCCCTTCATGTCGATGGCCGTGACCCTGGCGCCGGCCCGGGCCAGCGCCAGCGCGATCGCCTCGCCCATGCCGCCGCCCGCACCCGTGACCACCGCTGACTTGCCGCTGAAATCGTAGGCGAGCATCGCGAACCTGCCTTTGTCTGCTGACCGTTATCCTGGCTGGCGGAACCGCCGAACGCGCGCGTTCCTGCGCGGGGCCACCGCCGCCATGCAGGGAAAGCATACATCCGGCCTTTTGGGCTGAATACGAAAAAATTTTCCAAATCGGATAATCACGCTACACTTGGGGCCTATTCCTTCTTCCGATCCGGCATTTCAGGAGCAGCCATGAACATCGCGGTCAATGCCCAGGGCCCTGCCCTGGAGGTCGTCTCTCCGGTCGACGGCAAGGTCTATGCGCGCCGCAGTTATTCCACCGGTGCGGCGATCGAGGCGGCGCTGGCCCGCGCCGAAGCCGCTTCGCGCGACTGGGCCCGCACCCCGCTCGAGGTCCGGGTGGCGCTGGTCGCGCGCTTCGGCCAGGAAATGATCAAGCGCGCGCCGCAGCTGGCCGAGACGCTGGCCTGGCAGATGGGCCGCCCGCTCTGGCAGGCCGACGAGACGCCGCGCCTGAAGCTGGTCGGAGAGCTGGCTTCGCAGGCCGCCGGTGCCGCCCTGGCCGAGGAAGGCTATCCCGCCGACCCCGGCATCCGCCGTTTCGTGCGCCGCGTGCCGCATGGCGTGACGCTCGCGATCTGCGCCTGGAACTACCCGGTCGCGATGATGGGCTATCTGGTGACCGCCCCGCTGATCGCCGGCAATGTCGTGATCTTCAAGCATTCGCCGCAGACGCCGCTCACGGCGGAGATCGCGGCCGAGGCCTTCGCGGCCGCAGGCCTGCCCGAGGGCGTGTTCCAAGCGGTCCATATGACCCATCCCGATGCCGAGAAGGTGATCGGCTCGGGCCGGTTGCGCGCCGTCAATTTCATCGGCTCGCTCGCCGGCGGCAGGCGTGTCCATGCGGCCGCGGCCGGGACTCTCACCCAAGTCCATCTCGAGCTCGGCGGCAAGGACCCGGCCTATATCCGTGCCGATGCCGACATCGAGCGCGCCATTCCGCTCATGGTCGAGGGTTGCTATTCCAACGCCGGCCAGTCCTGCTGCTCGGTGGAGCGGATCTATGTCCACAAGTCGATCGCCAAACGGTTCACCGAGGCCTTCGTGGCCGAGGCGCAGAACGTGACCCTCGACCATCCGATCACCGGCAAGCAGCCCTATATCGGTCCCGTCGTCCGGGCAGTCGCGGCGGAGAACATCCGCAACCATGTGGCCGACGCCCTGGCCAAGGGCGCGAAACAGGCGCTTGCGACCGGCCGCAGCGCGGCACGCGATCTGGGGCCGGCCTATGTCGAGCCCGAAGTGCTGATCGACGTGAACCATTCGATGGCGGTCATGCGCGACGAGACCTTCGGGCCGGTGGCGGCGATCCAGGCCGTCAGCGGCGACGAGGAAGCGGTGAAGCTGATGAACGACACCGAATATGGCCTGACTGCAAGTGTGTGGACCGCCGACAGCGAGACCGGCGTGGCCTTGCTCGATCAGGTGGATGCAGGCACGGTCTATCTCAACCGATGCGACCATGCCGACCTCTATCTGCCCTGGGGCGGCTTGCGCAATTCGGGCACCGGCCGGGTCAATGGCCGCGAGGGCATCCTGCAATCGACGGAGACCAAATCCTTCCATGTCCGCACCCGTTTTGTCTGAGGCGGATACCGAAAGACTGGCGGCTTCATCGATCCGGACGATCGATGGCGACACGAAGCCCGGCATTCTCCTGATCTGTGAGCATGCCGGGCGGGTCGTTCCCGAGCCCTGGGCCGATCTCGGCCTGCCGCGATCGCTGCTCGACACGCATTTCGGCTGGGATGCCGGCGCGGGCGCCCTGACCGAAGCACTGGCGGAGCGGTTGAAGGCGCCAGCGGTGCTCGCGACCTATTCGCGGCTCTTTCTCGACATCAACCGCTTCGAGACCGATTGGGACGCGATGCGCCCCGACCTGGCCGGCATCCCGGTGCCGGCCAATCTCGACCCCGATCCGGCGGACCGCGCCTTGCGCGAACGCGTGGCGCGCCAGCCCTTCGACCAGTCGACGCTGGTGCAGATCGCCCGCTTTCGCGCGGGGGCGCGGCCGGCCATCGTCTCGATCCACAGCTTCACGCCCCTGGTGAGCGGCAAGCCGCGACTGACCGAGATCGGCGTGCTCTGGCGCGAGGCCTGCCGCATGGGTCCATCGGTGCTGGAATCGCTCCGCCGCGAAGGGCGCTACAGCATCGGCGACAACGATCCCTATGACTGGCGGCTGGTCGAGGGTTATACCCTGCGCCGCTACGCGCTCGACCGCGAGCTTCCCTGCCTCTATCTCGAGATCCGCAACGACCGGCTTGCGACCGCGCGCGGCGTCGACGAGATCGCCGACAGCCTGGCCCCCGCGCTGGCCGCCTGCGTCGCCGGGCTCCCGGCCTGAAGCGGCTTCCGCGCTCGACGCGGCCATGGACAGGCTGCCGACCGCAACGCTAGCTTGGGGATGGATTTGCCAAATCGGAAAGGGAGGCTTGCGTCACCCGTGCGTCGGCCCATCGTCCTCGCCAAGATTCGCGAAATTCGCAAGAGCAAAGGCCTGACTCTGGAGCAATTAAGCCAGGCCAGCGGTCTTTCGGTTTCGCAGCTTTCCAAAATCGAGAACGGGAAAGCGCGCCTCACCTTCGATACCGCGCTGATGCTCTCGGGGCTGCTCAAGGTGCCGGTCACGGCGTTCCTCTCTAGCCCGACCTCCGCCCCCGTCGCGCGGCGCTCGATCACGCGGGCCGGCGGCGGCATCGTCCACAACACGCCCGGCATGAAGTTCGAGGTGCTGTGCAGCGATTTTCGCGAAAAGCGCAATGTTTTCTGGCGTGTGGTGGTCACGGCCAAGACCGTCGAGGAGGCCGGCGGCTGGCGCCATCATCCGGGCGAGGAATTCCTCTTCGTGCTGGAAGGGACGCTCGAGATCCACACCGAGCATTACGAGCCGGTCCGGCTCAAGCCCGGCGACAGCATCCTGTTCGACGCCAACATGCCCCACTCCTATGTCTCGCAGGGCAAGCGTGATGCGGTGGTGCTGATGTCCAACACCGTGCCGGCCGACGGCGAGCCGCCGGCGGTGGTGACGCACCGCTGACCGCTCCCGCCCGGGCCGGCTGAACCGGTGGTTTTTCCAAAAAAGAAAATCACCTTGCGGATCGGAAAAGCGGCTCCTACCATCGCCTCGCGGAAAGGGTTGGCGCAGGGTGCTTTCGGTCCAGGGTGTCAGCAAGAGTTTCGGGGGCGTACATGCGCTGCGCGACGTCACGGTCGCCTGCGGCGCGGCCGAGATTCTGGGCCTGATCGGACCCAACGGAGCCGGCAAATCGACCCTGGTCAATGCCATCAGCGGCGTGCTGCGCCCCAGCCGGGGAAGCATTTCGCTGGGCGACGAGGATCTGACCGGCCGCGGGCCCGAACATGCCGCGCGCCAGGGCGTCGGCCGCACCTTCCAGAACCTGCGCCTGTTCCCCTTCATGACCGCGCGCCAGAACGTGGAGGTCGCCCATATCACCTGTCGGCGCCATCGCCCCGAGACCGCCGCGGCAATCGATGTGGATGCGCTGATGGCGGAATATGGCCTGGACGTGGTCGCCGAGCGGCCGGCCGGCACCCTTCCCTACGGCCAGCAGCGCCGGCTCGAGATCGTCCGCGCGCTGGCGCTGGGCCCGCGGCTGCTGCTGCTCGACGAGCCGGCGGCGGGCCTCAACGACTATGAGTCCGAGGAGCTGGCCCATGCGGTCCAGCGCATCCGCGACCGCACGCAAGCCGCCCTCATCGTGATCGACCACGATCTGCGCTTCATCATGTCGGTCTGCGACCGCATCTGCGTGCTCGACATGGGCGAGGTGGTCGCGATCGACGTACCGGGTGCGATCCGCGCCAATCCGAAGGTGATCGATATCTATCTCGGCCAGATGAACTGAAGGTCCGGCCGATATCCGAGCGTGACGAACAGACTTCGAACAAAGCAAAACATCTGGGAACTGGGAGGATGAATTCATGAAAGCGGTAAGACTCATGCCGGCGGCCGCGCTGGCGATCCTGGCGGCGGGCTTCGGCGCGGCGCCCGCCTCGGCGGACAACACGGTCAAGATCGGCGTCGCCGTCGCCTTGACGGGCCCTCTGGCGCCCTACGAGGAGACCGAGGGCGCCCGCTGCATGGCGGACAAGCTCAACAAGGCGGCCGGTCCCAACGATCCCAAGATCGAGGTGCTGACCGCCGACAACCGCTCAGACGCGCAGCTCTCCGTGTCGCTGGGCCAGAAATTCCTCGATGACGGCGACCAGGTCATCGCCGGCCTGCCTTTCCCCGACGCGCTGATCCCGATGACCACCATGGCCAAGAGCTATGGCGTGACGGTCTTCTCCGCGCCGAACACGCAGGTCGAGATGCAGGAGCTCGATACCGACAACTTCATCGCCGGTGCCGTGCCCGATCCGATCAATGCCGCGGCCACCGCGGCGGTGGTCTATGCCAAGGGCGGCCGCAATGCCGTGCTGCTGACCTCGGAGGATGCCGGCTCCTGGTCGGCCAAGCTGCCGGAATGGTTCGGCGAGGCCTTCACCGCCTGGGGCGGCAAGGTGCTGGGCAAGTTCAATTACAGCTTCGGCATCACCGACTGGTCGCCGCAGATCGCCAGCATCAAGGCGCTGCCCGAGAAGCCGGACGTGGTCCATGTCTGCGGCGTGCTGCCGGATGTCGGCATCCTGATCCGTCAGCTCCGCGCCAACGGTTATGACGGCTGGGTCGTCGGCTGCGACGGCTTCGACGATCCCTCGCTCGAATCCACCGTCGGCAAGCCGGAAGACCTGGACAAGGTCATCTTCGCGACGCACGGCCTCGTCGGCATGGGCGGCCCGATCGATACCTTCCTCGCCCAGTGTAAGGCCGACGGCTTCAAGGTCAACGGCATCTTCGACGCGCTCGGCGCCGACATGGTGATGGTCGTCGCGGGCGCCGCCAAGAAGGCGGGCAGCACCGATCCGGTGAAGCTGCGGGAGGCGATGCGCGCCGAAGGCGGCTATCCGGGCCTCACCGCCCCGACCATCTCCTTCTTCGAGCATAAGAGCTATCCGGTGAAGACGGTGCCGGTGATCGGCTTCGAGAACGGCAAGCGCGTGCTGCTGACCGACGCGATGCCGACCAAGATCCCCTACCTGAAGTGACGGTTCGGCAGGCCGGCGGCGGGTGCTGACAACAGCGCCTGCCTGCCGGCCCGCCTTTCCCTCGCCTCAGGCTCCGTCCGAGCGCCCATGCTATCCGTCGAAAGTCTTTCGGTCCGTTACGGCGCCATCCGCGCCCTGCATGGCGCCTCCATCCGGGTGGGCGCGGGCGAGTTCGTCGCCCTGTTGGGACCCAACGGCGCCGGCAAAACCTCGCTCATTTCCGGCATTGCCGGCCTTGTCGCCGCCGAGGGCAGCGTCGTCTTCAAGGACAAGCAGATCGTCCGCCTGCCGACGGAGGATCGCGTGCGGCGCGGCCTCTCCATGACGCCCGAGGGCCGGCATGTCTTCGCCAACCTGACGGTCGCCGAGAATCTCCGGCTGGGCGCCGCGATCCAGACCGACCGCGCCGCCTTCGCCGCCGACCTCGACAAATATCTGACGCTGTTTCCGATCCTGAAGAGCCGCTACAACCAGCTGGCCGGGACGCTGTCCGGCGGCGAGCAGCAGATGCTGGCGATCGCGCGCTCGATGATGTCGCGCCCCAGCCTCCTGATGCTGGACGAGCCGTCGCTCGGCCTGGCGCCGCGGATCGTGGCGCAGATCTTCGACTATATCGCCATCCTCAAGGCCGAAGGCGTGACCCTGCTGGTGGTCGAGCAGAACGTGATGCAGGCGCTGAAGATCGCGGACCGTGCCTATGTGATCAGCTCCGGCGTGATCCGCCATGAGGGGCCGGCGCAGGAGCTGCGCGAGGACCCGCGCCTGATCGACCTC
The nucleotide sequence above comes from Hypericibacter terrae. Encoded proteins:
- a CDS encoding ABC transporter ATP-binding protein: MLKVSDLHVTYGNVAALRGVSIEVQAGEIVAVIGPNGAGKSTLLLTIAGVVKPARGAVALEDSSILGIAPEKLVTRGLSLVPEGRHIFASMTVAENIRLGGTGRQDKPAIAQDRDRVLAMFPILQQRLQQKAGQLSGGEQQMLAIARAIMARPRLLLIDEPSLGLAPLIVNQVYEAVSALRDGGVTVLVVEQNVHRALAVADRTYVMNSGSVTMAGRSSELKTAEGFQEAYFGFRAAKGVVA
- a CDS encoding ABC transporter ATP-binding protein; the encoded protein is MQERKEAGRGHAPASLETIDVAVHFQGVRAIDGVSLTLNLGEILGLIGPNGAGKTTLVNVLTGFQQPARGSVRMGGEDITGLVSYKRSRLGLARTFQNVLLFGGMSVIENVEAGAIACGLDRHAGRRRAWETLEWLGLAHLAEARADTLPFGEERRIGIGRALCGRPTFLLLDEPAAGLNTAECDELLTIISGIRKEFGCGVLLIEHKMPLVFGLCDRIQVLDQGRTIALGVPTAVAADPLVRQAYLGDEVA
- a CDS encoding ABC transporter substrate-binding protein gives rise to the protein MGLKLFGTAAALGLAASLLATGATRADEKPIIIGAAIALSGDIAPYDDGPAKGMELAIADINKNGGLLGRQIKIIYSDTKSDIAYGSTAAQDVIDKGADMVVVTCDYDYGGAAATVADSKNLIAFSTCAGDPKFGPSGIGPNAFTMATGSPGQAALMAEWAYQKKGWKTAYVLLDTSIAFDATWAATFQKRWIELAGKDNFLGQDTFGGEDTSIASQITRIKGLAKQPDLIVICSFPPQGPSAIRQLRAAGLNQPLIGSESWDGDFWLEAVPDLSNMYIVTYGSIFGTDPRPEAQAFFKAFQDKFGARPVTSHAMTGYGVIQAWSKAVTDAGTLDTDKVREQLQSFKDVPTLVGPTTYTKDVHINLQRDMIVLGIQNGKHGNSEGVFRAQEVPQ
- a CDS encoding hydantoinase B/oxoprolinase family protein; amino-acid sequence: MSSPETQQPSAADVGFDPILMAVLSSRFESIIREMTNTVMKASRSSVIKNARDMSCGILTYDHRLVSVEEALPIHVTALELTTEPITKLFDDIKEGDAYLNNSPFFGGTHHADLTLCVPVFHEGEPLFWTLARSHHADVGAPQPTTYLPYAKDIYEEGMHFPCVRFQENFKDKADLVRMAKQKIRVNNIWYGDYRAQVGACRTGERRIKELIQKYGAATIKQFIEAWMEYGKRRAIAAIQKLPSGTFSYQVRHDPVPGVADEGVPIKAVVTIDSQEGLITVDVRDNPDCVPGGLNLSEACAVASCRIGVFYNIDPSIPHNAGSASRIVPLLRDGCVVGRPTYPIGTSCATSNCNERLANAVQCTFSQMGEPYGMAEGGGNFSAALGVVSGTDSRRKETVQYITQLMLGLSGGPGHKGHDGWLTYECSVGNGIMVSDSIEVDEAMYPILIEERRVAPDSMGFGEWNGAPGTQGAYRSLTGDMVLEYCGDGGTFPARGVLKGLDGAPSGTWKRSANGHVDRLPDFHQEKVRSGEAVMFRSAAGGGYGDPLKRPPERVARDVNKKWLTPQKAAEIYGVALSLSKDGIDYDVDLAATRRLREARTPA
- a CDS encoding GntR family transcriptional regulator; the protein is MTKHPAKKPARASLSLDAVAAARPKRAGNGPFEVPKLQRNTLNDEVYLQLKQAIMAGRLEPGVRMTIRSLAAAFGISLMPVREALRRLVAEQVLEMLPNRSVALPVITRERFYEITQIRISLESLAAEEAAGRITDADIGALERLNDVMERPNATQSPGYLESNREFHFYLYRKSGLPILVSLIESLWLQIGPLLTIQQAAYAKSTAVPPQIHHHALLKALKKRDGKAAGRAIGTDIDDAAKIIAEAL
- a CDS encoding alpha/beta fold hydrolase, encoding MTIEFAEIAWDGRQLRLEYRWIGRGRDGAPLVVFLHEGLGSIAAWRDYPLTLCEAGGFRGLVYSRPGYGRSSPRAPGERWAPDYLHRQAREVLPALLQAAGAGTEKPWLFGHSDGGTIALLYAASMPDALKGAIVVAPHYFVEEKGVKGIAKAKLAYETTDFRDRLSTYHVDPDSAFYGWCDAWLSPEFRDWNIEKELGAIRCPLLAVQGIDDEYATMQQIDGIKAQAPQTELLKIPACRHSPHRDQPEILTRATVDFIRRHEEGR
- a CDS encoding SDR family NAD(P)-dependent oxidoreductase, with product MLAYDFSGKSAVVTGAGGGMGEAIALALARAGARVTAIDMKGKPDSLAAAGDRIHFAQGDLRDLAFVEKTIAGANQRAGRLDYLANVAGVLWFGRDKSALEMDLGVWDEVMAINLKTMVHTARAAVPFMRKSGGGAMVHVSTVQWMRGDPHPQDAYQASKAAVCAFSRSLAMQLAADKIRSNSILPGATLTPLQARWDTDDVRRQVADYIPIKRIGTAEDMARATMFLLSDHASYITGVELPVDGGLLLRN